The following proteins are co-located in the Mauremys reevesii isolate NIE-2019 unplaced genomic scaffold, ASM1616193v1 Contig54, whole genome shotgun sequence genome:
- the LOC120394384 gene encoding olfactory receptor 1009-like, which produces MAPGNCTRVTGFIFQEITDSLKLQNILFVFFFAIFFCTLVGNVWVIVLISIDSQLHSSMYFFLSNLSLLDVVSSSVIAPKAMLSSLVMSKDISFPGGVVQFFLFSFCANNELCLLAVTAYDRFVAICHPLLYYVILSKRVCFQLVAGSSLSACVNATVHTCTEFSLSFGHFTVLNHFFCDIHPLQEISCSDFRINKRVHFIFSAIETISTIFTILISYTYIIFAILRIRSMAGRHKAFSTCASHLTVVSILYGTLIFTYLRPSFGSSVDWEKMVAVSDTLVIPLLNP; this is translated from the coding sequence atggctcccGGAAACTGCACCAGAGTGACTGGCTTCATTTTCCAGGAAATCACTGACAGTCTAAAGCTGCAAAACATCCTCTTTGTGTTCTTCTTTGCCATTTTTTTCTGCACGCTGGTGGGGAATGTCTGGGTGATTGTGCTGATTAGCATTGactcccaactccacagctccatgtactttttcctcagcaaCTTGTCCCTCTTAGATGTTGTCTCCTCCTCTGTGATTGCCCCCAAGGCGATGCTCAGTTCCCTAGTGATGAGTAAAGACATTTCTTTCCCAGGGGGTGTGGttcagtttttcctcttctccttctgtgccAACAATGAGCTTTGCCTCTTGGCTGTGACGGCCTACGATCGCTTTGTGGCCATCTGCCACCCATTGCTTTATTATGTCATCCTGTCCAAGAGAGTCTGCTTCCAGCTGGTGGCTGGCTCTTCCCTAAGCGCCTGTGTCAATGCCACTGTGCATACGTGTACTGAATTCAGTCTGTCCTTCGGCCACTTCACTGTCCTCAATCATTTCTTCTGCGATATTCACCCACTCCAAGAAATCTCCTGCTCTGACTTTCGTATCAATAAGCGAGTGCATTTCATCTTTTCAGCCATAGAAACAATAAGCACCATTTTCACCATCCTCATCTCCTACACTTACATCATCTTTGCCATCCTGAGGATCCGCTCCATGGCAGGAaggcacaaagccttctccacctgcgccTCCCACCTGACTGTCGTTTCCATCTtatatgggaccctgatctttacATATTTACGACCCTCCTTTGGCAGCTCAGTGGACTGGGAGAAAATGGTGGCCGTGTCCGATACCCTTGTGATCCCCCTGCTgaacccctga